A segment of the Alphaproteobacteria bacterium genome:
CGCTGCCCATGAGCGACGCCGACATCGACGGCTTCGTCGCCGTTTTCGAGGAATTCCTCGACGGCCGCGGGCCGCTTTTGGGGGGCTGACGTGGCGCCGGGCGAGGCCCCCGGCACGGCCCGCTGCCCGATCTGCGGCCAGCCCGCGGCGGCCGAGACCCGGCCCTTATGTTCGCCGCGCTGCAAGGAGGTTGACCTCGGCCGCTGGCTGGGTGAGCGCTACGCCATCCCGGCGGTCGAGCCGCCGGACCAGTTCTCCGAATCGGAAGACGAGGATGAAACCTTGCACTGA
Coding sequences within it:
- the yacG gene encoding DNA gyrase inhibitor YacG encodes the protein MAPGEAPGTARCPICGQPAAAETRPLCSPRCKEVDLGRWLGERYAIPAVEPPDQFSESEDEDETLH